In Janibacter cremeus, a genomic segment contains:
- a CDS encoding zinc-binding dehydrogenase, whose protein sequence is MRAAIRRRYGAPDVITFDDVPDPQPRRGEILVRVHATTVNRTDCAYRSGRPWVNRLVCGWPRPRVLVLGSEYAGVVVGVGEDVDSFTPGDRVCGFVDGRPGAHAELVAVAADGLITRVPATWDLAEAAPIMEGALYSHACLRVTRVARGDRALVHGATGAIGVALVQLLHAEGVEVVAVCDRPPPDLGLLTDLGASQVVALDRDDLQSAGRGFDAAVSATGHLSFETARRLIRPGGTFASSDLGPMGVNLALAAVGPVARALGHRHVRFPLPRANATLAAHVGQLMDSGALRPVVDRTYDFDELRDAYAYVDSGRKVGSVVIRMPAARPQASRRET, encoded by the coding sequence GTGCGTGCAGCCATTCGGCGACGATACGGCGCTCCGGACGTCATCACCTTCGACGATGTCCCGGACCCGCAGCCACGCCGTGGCGAGATCCTCGTGCGCGTGCACGCCACCACCGTCAACCGCACGGACTGCGCCTACCGGTCGGGACGACCATGGGTGAACCGACTGGTGTGTGGATGGCCACGGCCACGGGTGCTGGTCCTGGGCTCGGAGTACGCGGGGGTCGTGGTCGGCGTCGGGGAGGACGTCGACTCCTTCACTCCCGGTGACCGGGTGTGCGGCTTCGTCGATGGTCGCCCCGGAGCGCACGCCGAGCTGGTCGCGGTCGCGGCGGACGGTCTGATCACCCGGGTACCGGCGACGTGGGACTTGGCGGAGGCCGCGCCCATCATGGAGGGCGCCCTCTACTCGCACGCCTGCCTGCGGGTGACGCGGGTCGCCCGAGGTGACCGCGCCCTGGTCCACGGGGCCACCGGGGCCATCGGCGTAGCGCTCGTCCAGCTCCTGCACGCCGAGGGCGTCGAGGTGGTGGCCGTGTGTGATCGCCCGCCACCCGACCTCGGACTGCTGACCGACCTCGGCGCCTCGCAGGTGGTCGCCCTGGACCGGGACGATCTGCAGTCGGCGGGGCGCGGCTTCGACGCCGCCGTCAGCGCGACCGGGCACCTGTCCTTTGAGACCGCCCGGCGGTTGATCCGACCCGGCGGCACCTTCGCCTCCTCGGACCTGGGGCCCATGGGCGTCAACCTCGCGCTCGCCGCGGTCGGCCCGGTTGCAAGGGCGCTGGGGCACCGTCATGTCCGGTTCCCTCTCCCGCGTGCGAACGCCACCCTGGCGGCGCACGTGGGCCAGCTCATGGACAGCGGCGCACTTCGTCCCGTGGTCGATCGCACCTACGACTTCGACGAGCTCCGTGACGCCTACGCCTACGTCGACTCCGGCCGCAAGGTGGGCTCGGTCGTGATCCGGATGCCCGCTGCCCGCCCTCAGGCAAGTCGACGCGAGACCTGA
- a CDS encoding O-acetyl-ADP-ribose deacetylase translates to MVMPTAVRGDITTQQVDAIVNAANSAMRGGGGVDGAIHRAGGPAVLRDCIDRFPDGLPTGEAGWTTGGDLPSRWVIHTVGPNHRAGQTDRSLLTSCYRRSLEVADELGARSIAFPLISAGIYGWPKDDAIAAAVETISGARTAVQDVRIVAFDEGTFDQVSRRLA, encoded by the coding sequence ATGGTCATGCCCACTGCCGTCCGGGGAGACATCACCACCCAGCAGGTCGACGCCATCGTCAACGCCGCCAACAGCGCCATGCGTGGGGGTGGGGGAGTGGACGGCGCGATCCACCGCGCCGGCGGGCCGGCCGTGCTCCGGGACTGCATCGATCGATTCCCTGACGGGCTGCCGACCGGGGAGGCCGGGTGGACGACCGGCGGGGACCTCCCTTCGCGCTGGGTCATCCACACCGTCGGCCCGAACCACCGTGCCGGGCAGACCGACCGGTCACTGCTGACCTCGTGCTACCGACGCTCGCTCGAGGTCGCCGACGAGCTCGGGGCGCGCAGCATCGCCTTCCCCTTGATCAGTGCCGGGATCTACGGCTGGCCCAAGGACGACGCGATCGCCGCAGCGGTCGAGACGATCTCGGGTGCGCGGACCGCGGTTCAGGACGTGCGCATCGTGGCCTTCGACGAGGGGACGTTCGATCAGGTCTCGCGTCGACTTGCCTGA
- a CDS encoding M20/M25/M40 family metallo-hydrolase, with protein sequence MTDTTLTADQIETVRGRVRELMPQVRADLEDLTRIPSVSLDSFDQANVQASAERTAQLLRAEGLDVEIVEEGGRPAVIGHVDGPKGAPTVLLYAHHDVQPPGERADWDTDPFEPTEVDGRLYGRGAADDKAGVMAHIAALRAHSGELPVGVTVFVEGEEEIASESLPRILARHGEKLTSDAIVLADSLNWAIGTPALTTTLRGSLRAVVTVRTLDHGVHSGMFGGACPDAITTLCRLMATLHDDQGDVAIEGLVHTDAPEIEYDEARLREESGLLPDTELIGTGSIPSRLWTKPAAVVIGIDAPAVDEAGNVLAASASAKINLRLNPSQDPLQAWAALQTHLADYAPWGATVEVELDEQGWGFAADANGPVYDQARAAFADAWGTDPVDVGIGGSIPFVQAFAEKFPDAAILVTGVEDPDTRAHGANESLHLGEFEKVCVAEALLLARLGAMPRS encoded by the coding sequence GTGACCGACACCACTCTCACCGCAGACCAGATCGAGACCGTGCGCGGCCGCGTCCGCGAGCTGATGCCGCAGGTGCGCGCCGACCTCGAGGACCTCACCCGGATCCCGAGCGTCAGCCTCGACTCCTTCGACCAGGCCAACGTGCAGGCCTCCGCCGAGCGCACCGCGCAGCTGCTGCGCGCGGAGGGCCTCGACGTGGAGATCGTGGAGGAAGGGGGGCGCCCGGCCGTCATCGGCCACGTCGACGGGCCGAAGGGAGCGCCGACCGTCCTGCTCTACGCGCACCACGACGTCCAGCCGCCCGGGGAGCGGGCGGACTGGGACACCGACCCCTTCGAGCCGACCGAGGTCGACGGACGCCTCTACGGCCGTGGTGCGGCCGACGACAAGGCCGGCGTCATGGCCCACATCGCCGCCCTGCGCGCCCACTCGGGTGAGTTGCCCGTGGGGGTGACGGTCTTCGTCGAGGGTGAGGAGGAGATCGCCAGCGAGTCGTTGCCGCGGATCCTGGCGCGCCACGGCGAGAAGCTGACCTCGGACGCGATCGTCCTCGCCGACTCGCTCAACTGGGCGATCGGGACGCCCGCACTGACGACCACCCTGCGCGGCTCCCTTCGCGCCGTCGTCACCGTGCGCACCCTCGACCACGGCGTGCACTCGGGGATGTTCGGCGGGGCCTGCCCGGACGCGATCACCACGCTGTGCCGCCTGATGGCCACGCTCCACGACGACCAGGGCGACGTCGCGATCGAGGGGCTCGTGCACACCGACGCCCCGGAGATCGAGTACGACGAGGCGCGCCTGCGTGAGGAGTCCGGCCTGCTGCCCGACACCGAGCTCATCGGCACCGGCTCGATCCCCTCCCGCCTGTGGACCAAGCCCGCTGCGGTCGTCATCGGCATCGACGCCCCTGCGGTCGACGAGGCCGGCAACGTCCTGGCTGCCAGCGCCAGCGCCAAGATCAACCTGCGCCTCAACCCGAGCCAGGACCCGCTTCAGGCGTGGGCCGCGCTGCAGACGCACCTGGCCGACTACGCCCCGTGGGGCGCGACCGTCGAGGTCGAGCTCGACGAGCAGGGCTGGGGCTTCGCCGCCGACGCGAACGGTCCGGTCTACGACCAGGCCCGCGCCGCTTTCGCCGACGCGTGGGGCACAGACCCCGTCGACGTCGGCATCGGCGGATCGATCCCCTTCGTCCAGGCCTTCGCGGAGAAGTTCCCCGACGCGGCCATCCTCGTCACCGGGGTCGAGGACCCCGACACCCGCGCCCACGGCGCCAACGAGTCGCTGCACCTGGGCGAGTTCGAGAAGGTGTGCGTCGCCGAGGCGCTGCTGCTCGCGCGCCTGGGCGCGATGCCGCGGAGCTGA
- a CDS encoding DUF3043 domain-containing protein, with translation MFGRKKDDKATAPQQDQQHREGAKNRPTPKRKDQEAARKRPLVQNDRKAAKAADREARRAQGQKVRQAMVTGDDRHLPPRDKGPVRRYARDIVDARWSLGELLLPLMLAVLVLSLFAGSWATFVFLAVYVLIIIAILDAWFLWRRTKPKILARFGEDTELRGVGMYQAMRAFQMRRTRLPKPKVDRGAKV, from the coding sequence GTGTTCGGACGCAAGAAGGATGACAAGGCCACCGCCCCTCAGCAGGACCAGCAGCACCGCGAGGGGGCGAAGAACCGACCGACTCCCAAGCGCAAGGACCAGGAGGCGGCCCGCAAGCGGCCCCTCGTGCAGAACGACCGCAAGGCCGCGAAGGCCGCCGACCGGGAGGCCCGTCGCGCCCAGGGCCAGAAGGTCCGCCAGGCGATGGTCACCGGCGACGACCGGCACCTGCCCCCGCGCGACAAGGGACCGGTCCGTCGCTACGCCCGCGACATCGTCGACGCGCGCTGGAGCCTGGGTGAGCTGCTGCTGCCGCTGATGCTCGCCGTCCTCGTCCTCAGCCTCTTCGCCGGCTCGTGGGCGACGTTCGTCTTCCTCGCCGTCTACGTGCTGATCATCATCGCGATCCTCGACGCCTGGTTCCTGTGGCGCCGCACCAAGCCCAAGATCCTCGCGCGCTTCGGTGAGGACACCGAGCTGCGCGGCGTCGGGATGTACCAGGCGATGCGCGCCTTCCAGATGCGCCGTACCCGCCTGCCCAAGCCGAAGGTCGACCGGGGCGCCAAGGTCTGA
- the gcvT gene encoding glycine cleavage system aminomethyltransferase GcvT, producing MSESSALRTSPIHDRHVALNAKIADFGGWEMPIEYPGGGVVAEHAAVRERVGLFDVSHLGKVFIRGEGAAELVNTTLTNDLTRIGPGQAQYTMCCNDSGGVIDDLIVYLRGVGDLFLMPNAANSATVVDKLRAEAPEGVEVEDHHDDFVVLAVQGPRSDEVLTALDLPVDHDFMSYDTARWRDHELTICRTGYTGERGYELVAPAAAGLELWDALVEAMAPYEGLPCGLGSRDTLRTEMGYPLHGNDLGPQITPVMARAAWAVGWDKERFWGKDALVSQRVAKSSRLLRGAKVTGRGIPRPGCAVRDSEGTEVGVVTSGTFSPTLKQGIALILVDRVVTWDDEIVIDVRGRDVAATVTKPPFVEVQVKS from the coding sequence ATGAGCGAATCTTCCGCACTGCGCACGTCACCGATCCATGACCGGCACGTCGCCCTCAACGCCAAGATCGCTGATTTCGGCGGCTGGGAGATGCCGATCGAGTACCCCGGCGGCGGCGTCGTCGCCGAGCACGCGGCCGTCCGCGAACGGGTCGGCCTCTTCGACGTCAGCCACCTGGGCAAGGTCTTCATCCGGGGTGAGGGCGCGGCCGAGCTGGTCAACACGACGCTGACGAACGACCTCACCCGGATCGGCCCCGGGCAGGCGCAGTACACGATGTGCTGCAACGACTCCGGGGGTGTCATCGACGACCTGATCGTCTACCTGCGCGGCGTCGGCGACCTCTTCCTCATGCCCAATGCAGCGAACTCCGCCACCGTCGTCGACAAGCTGCGGGCCGAGGCGCCCGAGGGTGTCGAGGTCGAGGACCATCACGACGACTTCGTCGTCCTGGCAGTGCAGGGCCCCAGGAGCGATGAGGTCCTCACCGCTCTCGACCTGCCCGTCGACCACGACTTCATGTCCTACGACACCGCTCGCTGGCGCGACCACGAGCTGACGATCTGCCGCACCGGCTACACGGGTGAGCGTGGGTACGAGCTCGTCGCGCCCGCCGCCGCCGGCCTGGAGCTGTGGGACGCGCTCGTCGAGGCGATGGCCCCGTACGAGGGCCTGCCCTGCGGTCTCGGCTCGCGCGACACCCTGCGCACCGAGATGGGCTACCCGCTGCACGGCAACGACCTCGGCCCGCAGATCACCCCGGTCATGGCCCGCGCCGCGTGGGCGGTCGGGTGGGACAAGGAGCGCTTCTGGGGCAAGGACGCGCTCGTCAGCCAGCGCGTCGCGAAGTCCTCGCGCTTGCTGCGTGGCGCCAAGGTGACCGGTCGCGGCATCCCGCGCCCCGGCTGTGCGGTCCGCGACAGCGAGGGCACCGAGGTCGGTGTGGTCACCTCCGGCACCTTCAGCCCGACCCTGAAGCAGGGCATCGCGCTGATCCTGGTCGACCGGGTCGTCACCTGGGACGACGAGATCGTCATCGACGTGCGCGGTCGCGACGTCGCTGCCACCGTGACCAAGCCCCCCTTCGTCGAAGTGCAGGTGAAGTCATGA
- a CDS encoding leucyl aminopeptidase produces the protein MTRPKGSSDVTSLMLGTRSYSAWSGRSLVIGVVGSGGEVAVRASSAVPKTAAKHLDAVLPSLDLDAKVATTTIIPAVPGLKADKVVLVGLGSHEAGEGGTQALRRAAGAAVRSAGKGSVALALPHDDAAGLAAIAEGAASGAYTFTAHKSADDEGAEREITVFSDLDRKASPKDVIEHATTVARNVSWARDLVNTAPNLLYPQSFTEAVQKVAKASSGKLTVKVLDEKALAEGGFGGITGVGQGSTRPPRIVTLSYTPRSKKVPHVALVGKGITFDTGGVCLKPSAGMLTMKSDMAGAAAVAATVVAAAELGLPVAVTGYLCLAENMPGANAQRPSDVVTMRNGTTVEILDTDAEGRMVLADGMALAAESGPDQILDVATLTGACVVALGPKIFGVMSNDDTVRQSITSASERADEPSWPLPLPTDLRATLDSAVADIAHKGDRMGGALTAGLFLQEFAKDAKGENIPWAHLDIAGPSFNEGSPWSHVPKGGTGVAVGTLLEHLAGLA, from the coding sequence ATGACCCGACCGAAAGGTTCCTCCGACGTGACCTCGTTGATGCTCGGCACCCGCTCCTACTCCGCCTGGTCCGGGCGATCTCTGGTGATCGGTGTCGTCGGCTCCGGGGGCGAGGTGGCCGTACGCGCCTCGTCCGCCGTGCCGAAGACCGCCGCGAAGCACCTGGACGCCGTCCTGCCCTCGCTCGACCTCGACGCCAAGGTCGCCACCACGACGATCATCCCGGCCGTCCCCGGCCTCAAGGCGGACAAGGTCGTCCTCGTCGGCCTCGGTTCCCACGAGGCGGGCGAAGGGGGCACGCAGGCACTTCGTCGCGCTGCCGGTGCGGCCGTGCGCAGTGCCGGCAAGGGCTCCGTCGCGCTTGCCCTCCCCCACGACGACGCGGCCGGTCTGGCCGCGATCGCCGAGGGCGCCGCCTCCGGTGCCTACACCTTCACCGCGCACAAGTCCGCCGATGACGAGGGCGCCGAGCGCGAGATCACGGTCTTCTCCGACCTCGACCGCAAGGCCTCCCCCAAGGACGTCATCGAGCACGCGACCACAGTCGCGCGCAACGTCTCCTGGGCCCGCGACCTGGTCAACACCGCGCCGAACCTGCTCTACCCGCAGTCCTTCACCGAGGCCGTGCAGAAGGTCGCGAAGGCCTCCTCCGGCAAGCTCACCGTCAAGGTGCTCGACGAGAAGGCACTGGCCGAGGGCGGCTTCGGCGGCATCACCGGGGTCGGCCAGGGCAGCACGCGTCCGCCCCGGATCGTCACCCTGAGCTACACGCCCCGCTCGAAGAAGGTTCCCCACGTCGCGCTGGTCGGCAAGGGCATCACCTTCGACACCGGTGGCGTGTGCCTCAAGCCCTCCGCAGGCATGCTGACGATGAAGTCCGACATGGCCGGCGCTGCCGCCGTCGCCGCGACCGTCGTCGCCGCTGCCGAGCTGGGTCTGCCCGTCGCCGTCACCGGCTACCTCTGCCTCGCCGAGAACATGCCCGGCGCCAACGCCCAGCGCCCCAGCGACGTCGTCACCATGCGCAACGGCACGACCGTGGAGATCCTGGACACCGACGCCGAGGGCCGCATGGTCCTCGCCGACGGCATGGCCCTGGCCGCAGAGTCCGGCCCCGACCAGATCCTCGACGTCGCCACCCTCACCGGCGCCTGCGTCGTCGCCCTCGGCCCGAAGATCTTCGGTGTGATGAGCAACGACGACACGGTCCGCCAGTCGATCACCAGCGCCTCCGAGCGTGCCGACGAGCCGAGCTGGCCGCTGCCGCTGCCGACCGACCTGCGCGCCACGCTGGACTCCGCCGTCGCGGACATCGCCCACAAGGGTGACCGCATGGGCGGCGCCCTGACCGCCGGCCTGTTCCTGCAGGAGTTCGCCAAGGACGCGAAGGGGGAGAACATCCCCTGGGCGCACCTCGACATCGCCGGTCCCTCCTTCAACGAGGGCAGCCCGTGGAGCCACGTGCCCAAGGGCGGTACCGGCGTCGCCGTCGGCACCCTCCTGGAGCACCTCGCCGGCCTGGCCTGA
- the lpdA gene encoding dihydrolipoyl dehydrogenase produces MADPTNSSSSPFDLVILGAGSGGYACALRAAQLDLKVALVEEDKIGGTCLHRGCIPTKALLHAAEIADGARNGAAHGVRTTFEGIDTEALHARKDKIIGQLHKGLTGLVGQADIEVVTGRGRLVDSHTVSVETADGTREVTGTTLVLATGSYAKTIPGIELGPRVMTSDQAMDLAEIPQRVAVLGGGVIGVEFASMLRSFGAEVTIVEALDRIVAAEEPALSKQLTREFKKRKIKALTSTKVASVEADDARALVHLEEGDPLEVDLVLVAVGRGPRSEGIGLEEAGVATDRGFVPTDERLRTNVEGVRAVGDLVPGLQLAHRGFAHGIFVAEDVAGLEPAPIEDVSVPKVTYCDPEIASVGLTADAAKGAGMEVETVTYPLGGNGRSLIRGTSGSVVLVREKDGPVLGVHMIGLGVSELISEAQLTVGWEAHPEDIAPMVHAHPTQSEALGEAAMLAAGHPLHAHA; encoded by the coding sequence GTGGCCGACCCCACGAACTCGTCCTCGTCCCCCTTCGACCTCGTCATCCTCGGCGCCGGCAGCGGCGGGTACGCCTGCGCCCTGCGCGCAGCCCAGCTCGACCTGAAGGTCGCGCTGGTGGAGGAGGACAAGATCGGCGGGACCTGCCTGCACCGCGGGTGCATCCCGACCAAGGCGCTGCTGCACGCCGCCGAGATCGCCGACGGGGCCCGCAACGGAGCCGCACACGGGGTGCGCACGACCTTCGAGGGGATCGACACCGAGGCGCTGCACGCCCGCAAGGACAAGATCATCGGGCAGCTGCACAAGGGTCTGACCGGGCTCGTCGGGCAGGCGGACATCGAGGTCGTCACGGGTCGCGGGCGCCTCGTGGACTCCCACACCGTCTCGGTCGAGACAGCCGACGGAACCCGTGAGGTGACCGGGACGACTCTCGTGCTGGCCACCGGCTCCTACGCGAAGACCATCCCCGGCATCGAGCTCGGGCCACGGGTGATGACCAGCGACCAGGCGATGGACCTCGCCGAGATCCCGCAGCGCGTGGCCGTCCTCGGCGGCGGGGTCATCGGCGTGGAGTTCGCCTCGATGCTGCGCAGCTTCGGAGCCGAGGTGACGATCGTCGAGGCGCTCGACCGGATCGTCGCGGCCGAGGAGCCGGCCCTGTCCAAGCAGCTCACGCGCGAGTTCAAGAAGCGCAAGATCAAGGCCCTGACCTCCACCAAGGTCGCCTCGGTCGAGGCCGACGACGCACGTGCGCTCGTCCACCTCGAGGAGGGTGACCCGCTCGAGGTGGACCTCGTCCTCGTCGCCGTCGGGCGTGGCCCCCGCAGCGAGGGCATCGGTCTGGAGGAGGCCGGCGTCGCGACAGACCGCGGTTTCGTCCCCACCGACGAGCGGCTGCGCACCAACGTCGAGGGCGTACGTGCGGTCGGTGACCTCGTCCCGGGACTGCAGCTGGCGCACCGCGGCTTCGCGCACGGCATCTTCGTCGCCGAGGACGTCGCCGGGCTCGAGCCGGCACCGATCGAGGACGTGAGCGTCCCCAAGGTCACCTACTGCGACCCGGAGATCGCCTCCGTGGGCCTGACGGCGGACGCGGCGAAGGGGGCCGGCATGGAGGTCGAGACCGTCACCTACCCATTGGGGGGCAACGGCCGCAGCCTCATCCGCGGCACGAGCGGATCGGTGGTCCTCGTGCGCGAGAAGGATGGCCCGGTGCTGGGCGTGCACATGATCGGCCTCGGTGTCAGCGAGCTGATCAGCGAGGCCCAGCTGACCGTCGGGTGGGAGGCCCACCCGGAGGACATCGCCCCGATGGTCCATGCGCACCCCACCCAGAGCGAGGCGCTCGGCGAAGCCGCCATGCTCGCTGCCGGGCATCCGCTGCACGCGCACGCATAG
- the sucB gene encoding 2-oxoglutarate dehydrogenase, E2 component, dihydrolipoamide succinyltransferase: MSERVTMPALGESVTEGTVTRWLKNVGDTVEVDEPLLEVSTDKVDTEIPSPVAGTLQEILAEEDDTIEVGADLAVIGDGDAPASSGDDSAGESEDEQAEESEESESEEKSEDEAPAEESSDDTQAEPAPSESSDEADESQSAPAAQESDGDGGDGTTVSMPALGESVTEGTISRWLKAEGDEVEVDEPLLEVSTDKVDTEIPSPVAGTLTKILVEEDQTVEVGADLAVVGGSGGGSAPKEEAKPEPKEEPKAEEPKEEAEPEPKAEAKPEPKEEPKPEPKEQAPKQESPPTSSGSSDAAAYVTPLVRKLAGDNDIDLAQVEGTGIGGRIRKQDVLDAAKAKNQPQEAAPAAQEAPAASAPAAPSGGNAVPAGLESSVPQSKRGTREPMSRLRKVIAKRMVESLQVSAQLTTVVEVDMTKVSRVRDAAKAEFQRREGTKLSFLPFIALATAEALKAHPGVNASVEDEEIVYHKDENLSIAVDTEGGLITPVVKNAGDLNIAGLARAIADVADRTRNKKITPDDLAGGTFTITNTGSRGALFDTPILNQPQVGMLGTGSIVRRPVVVNSEDGGETIAIRSMMYLAMSYDHRIVDGADAARFLGTIKARLEEGNFEA, from the coding sequence ATGTCTGAGCGGGTGACCATGCCGGCGCTGGGTGAGTCCGTGACCGAGGGCACCGTGACGCGATGGCTGAAGAACGTCGGCGACACGGTCGAGGTGGATGAGCCTCTGCTCGAGGTCTCCACCGACAAGGTCGACACGGAGATCCCCTCGCCCGTGGCGGGGACCCTCCAGGAGATCCTTGCCGAGGAGGACGACACCATCGAGGTCGGAGCCGACCTCGCGGTCATCGGTGACGGTGACGCACCGGCCTCGTCCGGTGACGACTCCGCCGGCGAGTCCGAGGACGAGCAGGCCGAGGAGTCCGAGGAGTCCGAGTCCGAGGAGAAGTCCGAGGATGAGGCCCCGGCCGAGGAGTCCTCTGACGACACGCAGGCGGAGCCGGCCCCGTCCGAGTCCTCCGACGAGGCCGACGAGTCGCAGTCCGCACCCGCCGCACAGGAGTCCGACGGTGACGGTGGCGACGGCACGACCGTGTCGATGCCGGCCCTGGGTGAGTCCGTGACCGAGGGCACCATCTCGCGTTGGCTGAAGGCCGAGGGCGACGAGGTCGAGGTCGACGAGCCGCTGCTCGAGGTCTCCACCGACAAGGTCGACACCGAGATCCCCTCCCCCGTGGCCGGGACGCTGACCAAGATCCTCGTCGAGGAGGACCAGACAGTCGAGGTCGGCGCCGATCTCGCGGTCGTCGGTGGCTCCGGTGGTGGGTCCGCTCCCAAGGAGGAGGCCAAGCCCGAGCCGAAGGAAGAGCCCAAGGCCGAGGAGCCGAAGGAAGAGGCCGAGCCCGAGCCCAAGGCCGAGGCCAAGCCCGAGCCGAAGGAAGAGCCCAAGCCCGAGCCGAAGGAGCAGGCTCCCAAGCAGGAGTCCCCGCCGACGAGCAGCGGGTCCTCCGACGCTGCCGCCTACGTCACGCCGCTGGTGCGCAAGCTCGCCGGGGACAACGACATCGACCTCGCGCAGGTCGAGGGCACCGGCATCGGCGGTCGCATCCGCAAGCAGGACGTCCTCGACGCAGCCAAGGCCAAGAACCAGCCGCAGGAGGCGGCTCCGGCCGCGCAGGAGGCCCCGGCCGCATCCGCACCGGCGGCTCCCTCCGGTGGCAACGCCGTCCCCGCGGGTCTGGAGTCCAGCGTCCCGCAGTCCAAGCGCGGCACCCGTGAGCCCATGTCGCGCCTGCGCAAGGTCATCGCCAAGCGGATGGTCGAGTCGCTGCAGGTCAGCGCCCAGCTGACCACGGTCGTCGAGGTCGACATGACCAAGGTCTCGCGCGTGCGTGACGCCGCCAAGGCGGAGTTCCAGCGTCGCGAGGGCACGAAGCTGTCCTTCCTGCCCTTCATCGCCCTGGCCACGGCCGAGGCGCTCAAGGCACACCCGGGCGTCAACGCCAGCGTCGAGGACGAGGAGATCGTCTACCACAAGGACGAGAACCTCTCGATCGCCGTGGACACCGAAGGTGGTCTGATCACCCCGGTGGTCAAGAACGCCGGTGACCTCAACATCGCCGGTCTCGCCCGCGCGATCGCAGACGTCGCCGACCGCACCCGCAACAAGAAGATCACGCCGGACGACCTGGCTGGTGGCACCTTCACCATCACCAACACCGGTAGCCGCGGGGCGCTCTTCGACACGCCGATCCTCAACCAGCCGCAGGTCGGCATGCTCGGCACCGGCTCGATCGTGCGTCGTCCGGTCGTCGTCAACTCGGAGGACGGCGGCGAGACCATCGCCATCCGTTCGATGATGTACCTGGCGATGTCCTACGACCACCGGATCGTCGACGGCGCCGACGCCGCCCGCTTCCTCGGGACGATCAAGGCCCGCCTCGAGGAGGGGAACTTCGAGGCCTGA
- a CDS encoding TIGR01777 family oxidoreductase has product MPTPRQRVAITGSSGLIGGALSRSLRERGHDVLHLVRREPTAAHERRWNPESGHLTPGHLADVDTVVHLAGAGVGDHRWTPEYKATIHASRVDGTDLISRVVAEGAGPTRLVSASAIGIYGDRGDEILTEQSLGAATFLANVVRDWEGATTPAQDAGIPVAHARTGIVLTRTGGALTPMLRVGRLGIGGPLGSGRQWMPWVTLADVVAAYTRLIEDDSITGPVNLTAPHPVRQRDLARALGKRLHRPAVLPTPRAAIRLALGEFAEEALASARVVPDRLLRAGFEHAHPRLDDAMDWLFSRT; this is encoded by the coding sequence ATGCCCACACCCCGGCAGCGCGTCGCCATCACCGGTTCATCCGGTCTGATCGGTGGCGCGCTGTCGCGTTCCCTGCGCGAGCGCGGCCACGACGTCCTCCACCTCGTGCGCCGGGAGCCCACCGCCGCCCACGAGCGCCGATGGAACCCGGAGTCAGGTCACCTCACCCCCGGTCACCTCGCGGACGTCGACACCGTCGTGCACCTGGCCGGCGCCGGAGTCGGCGATCACCGCTGGACACCGGAGTACAAGGCCACGATCCACGCCTCCCGCGTCGACGGCACGGACCTGATCTCCCGGGTGGTCGCCGAGGGCGCCGGGCCGACCCGACTCGTCAGTGCCTCCGCGATCGGCATCTACGGCGACCGTGGCGACGAGATCCTCACCGAGCAGTCGCTCGGGGCCGCGACCTTCCTGGCCAATGTCGTGCGCGACTGGGAGGGCGCGACGACTCCGGCGCAGGACGCCGGGATACCCGTCGCGCACGCCCGTACGGGCATCGTGCTGACCCGGACGGGCGGTGCCCTGACTCCGATGCTTCGTGTCGGCAGGCTCGGCATCGGTGGCCCGCTCGGCTCGGGCCGACAGTGGATGCCGTGGGTCACCCTCGCCGACGTCGTCGCCGCGTACACCCGGCTGATCGAGGACGACTCGATCACCGGACCGGTCAACCTCACCGCTCCCCATCCCGTGCGCCAGCGGGATCTGGCCCGCGCGCTGGGCAAGCGGCTGCACCGCCCGGCGGTGCTGCCGACGCCGCGCGCGGCGATCCGCCTCGCCCTCGGGGAGTTCGCCGAGGAGGCCCTGGCCTCCGCCCGGGTCGTGCCGGACCGGCTCCTGCGTGCCGGCTTCGAGCACGCCCACCCTCGACTCGACGACGCGATGGACTGGCTCTTCAGCCGCACCTGA